A genome region from Pseudomonas helmanticensis includes the following:
- a CDS encoding acyl-CoA dehydrogenase — protein MIPNEDQTQIRDMARQFAEERLKPFAAEWDREHRFPKEAIGEMAELGFFGMLVPEQWGGCDTGYLAYAMALEEIAAGDGACSTIMSVHNSVGCVPILKFGNDDQRERFLKPLASGAMLGAFALTEPQAGSDASSLKTRARLEGDHYVLNGCKQFITSGQNAGIVIVFAVTDPGAGKRGITAFIVPTDSPGYKVARVEDKLGQHASDTCQILFEDVQVPVANRLGEEGEGYKIALANLEGGRVGIASQSVGMARAAFEAARDYARERDTFGKPIIEHQAVAFRLADMATQIAVARQMVHYAAALRDSGQPALVEASMAKLFASEMAEKVCSMALQTLGGYGYLNDFPLERIYRDVRVCQIYEGTSDIQRMVISRNL, from the coding sequence GCCCGGCAGTTCGCCGAGGAGCGCCTCAAACCGTTCGCCGCCGAGTGGGATCGCGAGCACCGTTTTCCCAAGGAAGCCATCGGAGAGATGGCCGAGCTGGGCTTCTTCGGCATGCTCGTGCCGGAACAGTGGGGCGGTTGCGACACCGGCTATCTGGCTTACGCCATGGCCCTGGAAGAAATCGCCGCTGGCGATGGCGCCTGCTCGACGATCATGAGCGTGCACAACTCGGTCGGCTGCGTGCCGATCCTCAAGTTCGGCAACGACGACCAGCGTGAACGCTTCCTCAAACCGCTGGCCAGCGGCGCCATGCTCGGTGCGTTTGCACTGACTGAACCGCAAGCCGGCTCCGACGCCAGCAGCCTGAAAACCCGCGCACGCCTCGAAGGCGATCACTACGTGTTGAACGGCTGCAAACAGTTCATCACCTCCGGGCAAAACGCCGGGATTGTCATCGTCTTTGCGGTAACCGATCCCGGTGCCGGCAAGCGCGGCATCACGGCATTCATCGTGCCGACCGACTCACCGGGCTACAAAGTCGCACGGGTCGAAGACAAGCTCGGCCAGCACGCCTCCGATACCTGCCAGATCCTCTTCGAAGATGTGCAAGTGCCGGTGGCCAACCGTTTGGGCGAGGAGGGTGAGGGCTACAAGATCGCCTTGGCCAACCTTGAAGGCGGTCGCGTCGGCATCGCTTCGCAATCGGTGGGCATGGCCCGCGCCGCGTTCGAAGCCGCGCGTGATTATGCCCGTGAGCGCGACACCTTCGGCAAACCGATCATCGAGCATCAGGCCGTGGCCTTCCGTCTCGCCGACATGGCCACGCAGATTGCCGTTGCCCGGCAAATGGTCCACTACGCCGCAGCGCTGCGTGACAGCGGCCAACCGGCGCTGGTCGAGGCGTCGATGGCCAAGCTGTTCGCCTCTGAGATGGCTGAGAAGGTCTGTTCGATGGCGTTGCAAACCCTCGGCGGTTACGGTTACCTCAACGACTTCCCGCTGGAACGTATCTACCGCGACGTGCGCGTCTGCCAGATCTACGAAGGCACCAGCGACATTCAGCGCATGGTCATCTCCCGCAACCTGTAA
- a CDS encoding acyl-CoA dehydrogenase family protein: protein MHDLELTEEQVMIRDMARDFARGEIAPHAQAWEKAGWIDDALVAKMGELGLLGMVVPEEWGGTYVDYVAYALAVEEISAGDGATGAFMSIHNSVGCGPVLNYGSEAQKQTWLADLASGQAIGCFCLTEPQAGSEAHNLRTRAELRDGQWVINGAKQFVSNGKRAKLAIVFAVTDPDLGKKGLSAFLVPTDTAGFIVDRTEHKMGIRASDTCAVTLNNCSIPEANLLGERGKGLAIALSNLEGGRIGIAAQALGIARAAFEAALAYSRDRIQFGKPINEHQSIANLLADMHMQINAARLMILHAARLRSAGKPCLSEASQAKLFASEMAEKVCSSAIQIHGGYGYLEDYPVEKYYRDARITQIYEGSSEIQRMVIARDLKNYQM, encoded by the coding sequence ATGCACGATCTCGAACTGACTGAAGAACAAGTGATGATCCGCGACATGGCCCGGGACTTTGCCCGAGGCGAAATCGCGCCCCATGCGCAGGCCTGGGAAAAGGCTGGCTGGATCGACGACGCGCTGGTCGCGAAGATGGGCGAGCTGGGTTTGCTCGGCATGGTCGTGCCCGAGGAATGGGGCGGTACCTACGTCGACTACGTGGCCTATGCCTTGGCGGTCGAGGAGATCTCCGCTGGCGACGGCGCGACTGGCGCGTTCATGAGTATTCACAACTCGGTCGGCTGCGGCCCGGTGCTCAATTACGGCAGCGAAGCGCAGAAACAGACCTGGCTGGCAGATCTCGCCAGCGGCCAAGCCATCGGTTGCTTCTGCCTGACCGAACCGCAGGCCGGCTCCGAAGCGCACAACCTGCGCACCCGCGCCGAACTGCGCGATGGCCAATGGGTGATCAACGGCGCCAAGCAATTCGTCAGCAACGGCAAACGGGCGAAACTGGCGATCGTGTTTGCCGTGACCGATCCGGATCTCGGCAAGAAAGGCCTTTCGGCGTTTCTGGTGCCAACCGATACCGCCGGTTTTATCGTTGATCGTACCGAACACAAGATGGGTATTCGTGCGTCGGACACCTGCGCGGTGACGTTGAACAATTGCAGCATTCCCGAAGCCAATCTGCTTGGCGAGCGCGGCAAAGGTCTGGCGATTGCCTTGTCCAATCTCGAGGGCGGACGCATCGGCATCGCCGCGCAAGCATTGGGCATTGCCCGTGCGGCGTTTGAAGCGGCGCTGGCTTATTCGCGCGACCGTATTCAGTTCGGCAAACCGATCAACGAACACCAGAGCATCGCCAACCTGTTGGCCGATATGCACATGCAGATCAACGCGGCGCGCTTGATGATCCTGCATGCGGCGCGGCTGCGTTCGGCGGGTAAACCGTGTTTATCGGAGGCTTCGCAGGCCAAGTTGTTTGCGTCGGAAATGGCCGAGAAGGTCTGCTCATCGGCGATCCAGATTCATGGCGGCTATGGCTATCTGGAAGATTATCCGGTCGAGAAGTATTACCGCGATGCGCGGATTACCCAGATCTATGAAGGCTCGAGCGAGATTCAGCGGATGGTGATTGCCCGCGACTTGAAGAACTACCAGATGTAA
- a CDS encoding enoyl-CoA hydratase/isomerase family protein produces the protein MTAQASSPRTPSMDAMQNEVLAEVRNHIGHLTLNRPAGLNAITLDMVRLLQQQLDAWATDADVQAVVLRGAGEKAFCAGGDIRSLYDSFKSGDTLHEDFFVEEYALDLTIHHYRKPVLALMDGFVLGGGMGLVQGADLRVVTEKSRLAMPEVAIGYFPDVGGSYFLPRIPGELGIYLGVSGVQIRAADALYCGLADWYLDSSKLALLDEKLDTMEWQDTPLKTLQNLLAKHAVQTLPDAPLEALRPAIDHFFALPDVPSMVEQLRAVTVADSHEWATTTADLLETRSPLAMAVTLEMLRRGRHLSLEHCFALELHLDRQWFARGDLIEGVRALLIDKDKTPRWNPPTLAALDAAHVASFFHGFAESGS, from the coding sequence ATGACAGCTCAGGCTTCATCCCCGCGGACACCGTCCATGGATGCCATGCAAAACGAAGTGCTGGCCGAGGTTCGCAATCACATCGGTCACCTGACCCTTAACCGCCCCGCCGGTCTCAATGCCATAACCCTCGACATGGTGCGCCTGCTGCAACAGCAGCTCGATGCCTGGGCGACTGACGCCGATGTGCAGGCCGTGGTGCTGCGCGGTGCCGGTGAAAAAGCCTTCTGCGCCGGTGGCGATATTCGTTCCCTGTACGACAGCTTCAAAAGCGGCGACACGCTGCACGAAGATTTCTTCGTTGAGGAATATGCCCTCGACCTGACGATTCATCACTACCGCAAACCGGTGCTGGCGCTGATGGACGGTTTTGTCCTTGGCGGCGGCATGGGCTTGGTGCAAGGCGCGGATCTGCGCGTGGTTACCGAAAAGAGCCGTCTGGCGATGCCGGAAGTGGCCATCGGTTACTTCCCGGATGTCGGTGGCAGCTATTTCCTGCCACGGATCCCCGGCGAACTGGGGATTTACCTGGGCGTCAGCGGCGTGCAGATCCGCGCGGCGGACGCGCTGTATTGCGGGCTGGCCGACTGGTATCTGGACAGCAGCAAACTGGCGCTGCTCGATGAAAAACTCGACACGATGGAATGGCAGGACACGCCGCTCAAGACCTTGCAGAACCTGTTGGCCAAACACGCCGTGCAAACCCTGCCCGATGCGCCGCTTGAAGCGTTGCGCCCGGCCATCGACCACTTCTTCGCCCTGCCCGACGTACCGAGCATGGTCGAGCAATTGCGCGCGGTGACCGTTGCCGACAGCCATGAGTGGGCAACCACCACCGCTGATTTGCTGGAAACCCGTTCGCCGCTGGCCATGGCCGTGACCCTGGAAATGCTCCGTCGCGGCCGGCACCTGAGCCTGGAACATTGCTTCGCGCTGGAACTGCATCTGGATCGCCAGTGGTTCGCGCGCGGTGACCTGATCGAAGGCGTGCGCGCCCTGCTGATCGACAAAGACAAGACACCTCGCTGGAACCCGCCGACCCTCGCCGCGCTGGACGCTGCGCATGTCGCGAGTTTCTTCCACGGTTTTGCAGAGAGCGGGAGCTGA
- a CDS encoding enoyl-CoA hydratase: MSYETILLENHGRVGLITLNRPQALNALNAQLVSEVNQALDALEADANIGCIVITGSKKAFAAGADIKEMAELTYPQIYMDDLFSDSDRVANRRKPIIAAVNGFALGGGCELALMCDFILAGDNARFGQPEINLGVLPGMGGTQRLTRAVGKAKAMEMCLSGRLIDAVEAERCGIVARIVPSDELLDEALKVAAVIASKSLPIAMMVKESVNRAFEVNLTEGVRFERRVFHAAFATQDQKEGMAAFIAKREAVFQGK, encoded by the coding sequence ATGAGTTATGAAACGATTCTGCTGGAAAACCATGGCCGTGTTGGCCTGATTACCCTGAACCGCCCACAGGCTCTGAACGCCCTGAACGCGCAACTGGTCAGCGAAGTGAACCAGGCGCTCGATGCGCTGGAAGCGGACGCCAACATCGGCTGCATCGTCATCACCGGATCGAAAAAAGCCTTCGCCGCCGGCGCCGATATCAAGGAAATGGCCGAGCTGACCTATCCGCAGATCTACATGGATGATCTGTTCAGCGACAGCGATCGCGTTGCCAACCGGCGCAAGCCGATCATCGCTGCGGTCAACGGTTTCGCCCTCGGCGGTGGCTGTGAACTGGCGCTGATGTGCGACTTCATTCTGGCCGGCGACAATGCCAGATTCGGTCAACCGGAAATCAATCTCGGCGTGTTGCCGGGCATGGGCGGCACCCAGCGTCTGACCCGCGCGGTGGGCAAGGCCAAGGCCATGGAAATGTGCCTGAGCGGGCGTTTGATTGATGCAGTTGAGGCTGAACGTTGCGGGATTGTCGCGCGCATTGTGCCGAGTGATGAGCTGCTCGATGAAGCGCTGAAAGTAGCAGCAGTGATTGCCAGCAAATCGTTGCCGATTGCGATGATGGTCAAGGAAAGCGTCAATCGTGCCTTCGAAGTGAACCTTACGGAAGGCGTGCGTTTTGAGCGCCGGGTATTCCATGCGGCGTTTGCCACCCAGGACCAGAAGGAGGGGATGGCGGCGTTTATTGCCAAGCGTGAGGCTGTGTTCCAAGGCAAGTAA